In Streptomyces hawaiiensis, one genomic interval encodes:
- a CDS encoding SAM-dependent methyltransferase, which produces MPTYEVKSIATVVGGHTRVQDDYQGGVESIIRLDDAYPLETLQGIEEFSHLTVTWRFHLARPEDVQLHARSPRGNQNWPATGTFVHRNHRRPNQLAVSYPRLLKVEGRDLLVTDLDAVDGTPVIDLAPYFEQMGPQGPIRQPAWPGEMLEPNYWAKASERPSERPL; this is translated from the coding sequence ATGCCGACCTACGAGGTCAAGTCGATCGCCACGGTCGTCGGCGGCCACACTCGCGTACAGGACGACTACCAAGGCGGGGTCGAATCGATCATCCGGCTCGACGACGCGTATCCCCTTGAAACGCTGCAAGGAATCGAGGAGTTCTCCCACCTGACCGTGACCTGGCGCTTCCATCTGGCCCGACCCGAAGACGTCCAGCTCCACGCACGCAGTCCAAGGGGAAACCAGAACTGGCCGGCGACCGGTACGTTCGTCCACCGCAACCACCGGCGCCCAAACCAACTGGCGGTCAGTTACCCGCGGTTGCTCAAGGTCGAAGGCAGGGACCTCCTGGTCACCGATCTCGACGCCGTCGACGGGACGCCCGTGATCGACCTGGCACCGTACTTCGAACAGATGGGGCCTCAGGGCCCGATCCGTCAGCCCGCATGGCCTGGCGAGATGCTTGAACCGAACTACTGGGCGAAGGCAAGCGAACGGCCCTCCGAGCGTCCCCTGTAG
- a CDS encoding ATP-binding protein: protein MTRLQEETPPGGGIRSFADVAGVSCARSVHEDRHSTSARAGIPAAPHGCQAAFLPDLAKVGEMRQTAGAFLRRCRVSDPVAGVVVLAVSELATNAVIHGEGEVVLRITVAVDVVRVSVTDHNPAPAVLKEAGPDGESGRGIRLVDAISDAWESSGKETWCEFRYARAEG from the coding sequence ATGACCAGGCTCCAAGAGGAGACCCCGCCCGGCGGGGGCATCCGTAGCTTTGCCGACGTGGCAGGCGTGTCGTGCGCGAGGTCGGTTCACGAAGACCGGCACAGCACATCGGCGAGGGCAGGCATACCGGCGGCACCCCATGGCTGTCAGGCGGCCTTTCTCCCTGATCTCGCGAAAGTTGGGGAGATGCGGCAGACAGCCGGGGCGTTCCTGCGGCGGTGCCGTGTTTCGGACCCGGTGGCGGGGGTCGTCGTACTGGCCGTCTCGGAGCTGGCCACCAACGCCGTGATTCACGGTGAGGGAGAAGTCGTGCTCCGGATCACGGTGGCCGTCGACGTGGTGCGTGTCTCGGTCACCGATCACAATCCGGCCCCAGCTGTACTCAAGGAAGCCGGACCCGACGGTGAATCCGGTCGCGGGATCCGGCTTGTCGATGCGATCTCAGACGCGTGGGAGAGCAGCGGCAAGGAGACGTGGTGTGAGTTCCGGTACGCGAGGGCTGAGGGTTGA
- a CDS encoding helix-turn-helix transcriptional regulator, which translates to MPDPFADLLLRLRQEAGRTQEEQADAINAVSGRDTMTRREISRYENFENVPTNHTIAHIAAACGVPFEELQREAKAARARKRKGHASAEEDQDAVKRRTLLGGAAVGVSAAAEPWGRLAFALSKGSKIDSPSAVALIDRAAELHVQELNLSARRLQRTVESHLDAITAALPRAGEHERALTIAAGETAALAGWVAWDLGEHDKADAYYKVTSQCATTAGHPPLRALALTYSSYGASTPKAKLEFLSRAASDVRGHGNATAAAWVLGRHAEEAAAAGDEMGALRALERARFAYDFADHTNEQAWVRFVTPYRMDSLALSVYGQLGRPELTATADTAVDRLGDELPDGGVVVLGDLASALLRGGDVDQGVYVSRQFAAAAQAKPNTMGKERASTIAASLPDSEQELSRHLRQFAS; encoded by the coding sequence ATGCCAGATCCGTTCGCCGACCTGCTCCTCCGGCTCCGGCAGGAGGCGGGCAGGACGCAGGAGGAGCAGGCAGACGCGATCAACGCTGTCTCCGGCCGGGACACCATGACCCGCCGAGAGATCAGCCGCTATGAGAACTTCGAGAACGTCCCTACCAATCACACAATCGCCCACATCGCGGCGGCCTGCGGTGTGCCCTTCGAGGAGCTTCAGCGGGAGGCCAAGGCTGCCCGCGCTCGGAAGAGAAAGGGGCATGCCAGTGCAGAGGAGGACCAGGACGCCGTGAAGCGTCGCACGCTGCTGGGTGGCGCCGCTGTCGGCGTGAGCGCGGCTGCCGAGCCCTGGGGGCGCCTCGCCTTCGCCCTCAGTAAGGGGTCCAAGATCGATTCGCCCTCCGCCGTCGCGCTCATCGACCGGGCCGCTGAACTACACGTCCAGGAACTCAATCTCAGCGCCCGGCGGCTACAAAGGACGGTCGAGTCGCATCTTGACGCGATCACCGCGGCTCTGCCTCGTGCTGGCGAGCACGAGCGGGCTCTCACTATCGCCGCTGGAGAAACCGCCGCCCTGGCGGGTTGGGTCGCCTGGGACCTGGGTGAGCACGACAAAGCCGACGCCTACTACAAGGTCACGTCGCAGTGCGCGACGACCGCCGGGCACCCTCCGCTCCGAGCCCTGGCCCTGACCTACAGCAGCTACGGCGCCTCGACGCCGAAGGCGAAGTTGGAGTTCCTTTCCCGGGCGGCCAGCGATGTGCGAGGCCACGGCAACGCTACTGCTGCCGCCTGGGTCCTCGGCAGGCACGCGGAGGAGGCTGCGGCGGCCGGCGACGAGATGGGGGCGCTCCGGGCGTTGGAGCGAGCGCGCTTCGCTTACGACTTCGCGGATCACACCAACGAGCAGGCGTGGGTCCGGTTCGTGACCCCGTACCGCATGGATTCGCTGGCCCTCTCTGTATACGGGCAGTTGGGGCGTCCCGAACTCACCGCTACAGCAGACACCGCAGTCGACCGACTCGGAGACGAACTACCGGACGGAGGCGTCGTGGTCCTCGGTGATCTCGCGTCGGCCCTGCTGCGTGGAGGTGACGTCGACCAAGGGGTCTACGTGTCACGCCAGTTCGCCGCAGCGGCACAGGCCAAACCCAACACGATGGGCAAGGAGCGCGCATCGACTATCGCAGCGTCGCTCCCGGACAGCGAGCAGGAACTCAGCCGCCATCTGCGGCAGTTCGCATCCTGA